Proteins found in one Venturia canescens isolate UGA chromosome 8, ASM1945775v1, whole genome shotgun sequence genomic segment:
- the LOC122415004 gene encoding uncharacterized protein: protein MEYLGNTRFFHETYNVISYYNLDELTWEESEITKGLNFVENLCSQNCTEKRLIQRLREQLNIIRNDKYTLFSTIGVPTLYRNKRGLFDFVGKISKILFGTMSADDAEYYNKEIDAVHNDNKRIGELFRNQTHIIQLFLQKSEGLFRKYNDTFNKINLNFQNLGNELNELIKRDEVLAKDSLLTEMCLEIELALIGLDRNVRILIESIMFAKTGQTNPQLLSPELLMSAIKLIKEEKGSDQMPIPVHDGNYFEYLEVSDVAISVIGYRFVYVTKIPILEVENYKAFRVIPAPKLIGNNLIAYISNPHDYIITNDEKLLYTPSDERFLDTCKVHQFRYFCKRINPKYYMKAHDTCLSKIVNEPLKLNKNDCTIKIVHVTHTMWVQFKSNNKWLYTAPKPESIRIMCKENVEEKMINGTKILWIEPGCSAVTNDAILNSHIEKEYEQNKAFTPLITYNFSDHFQVLEKSFFNLSLVRIHTIETPDVKTGDLTKYGTKLSDLSKEIDEIGSHQRTKSFQENLITWFWYILYGVATVLIIYLTFKLRIVKILKCLLNKVSNLCTSLSNYFLDQQTERNAFRNDIFMESIPEVNSVSSLETLPNRPVKIKHSSQTTRGNLRHSNLRISEFCDHN, encoded by the coding sequence ATGGAATATTTGGGAAATACAAGATTCTTTCATGAGACCTACAACGTGATTTCATACTATAATTTGGACGAACTCACTTGGGAGGAGAGCGAAATCACTAAAGGAttgaatttcgtggaaaatctGTGTTCTCAAAATTGCACAGAAAAGAGATTGATTCAACGGCTACGTGAACAATTAAACATCATCCGTAACGATAAGTACACACTGTTTTCAACCATCGGCGTACCAAccctttatcgaaataaacgtGGTTTGTTTGACTTTGTgggaaaaataagcaaaattttattcggaaCTATGAGTGCAGATGACGCGGAGTATTATAACAAAGAAATAGATGCAGTCCATAATGATAACAAACGAATCGGGGAATTATTCAGAAATCAGACTCACATAATTCAACTCTTTCTTCAAAAAAGTGAAGGGCTTTTTCGTAAATACAATGAtacattcaataaaatcaatcTAAATTTCCAGAATCTTGGTAATGAATTaaatgaattgataaaaagagACGAGGTATTAGCAAAGGATTCTTTGTTAACAGAAATGTGTTTGGAAATTGAATTAGCATTGATAGGACTAGATAGAAATGTGAGGATTTTAATAGAATCAATCATGTTTGCAAAAACTGGTCAGACAAACCCTCAACTATTATCGCCGGAATTATTAATGAGTGctattaaattaataaaagaggaaaagggaAGCGATCAGATGCCCATCCCCGTTCATGATGGCAACTATTTCGAATATTTGGAAGTCAGTGATGTGGCTATTAGTGTCATAGGATACCGTTTTGTGTATGTTACAAAAATACCAATTCTTGAAGTCGAAAATTACAAAGCATTCAGAGTGATTCCAGCTCCGAAATTGATTGGAAACAACTTAATTGCATACATCTCGAATCCACACGATTATATTATTactaatgatgaaaaattattgtacaCCCCGAGCGACGAACGTTTTTTAGACACCTGTAAGGTGCaccaatttcgatatttttgcaAAAGGATAAACCCGAAATATTATATGAAAGCACACGACACTTGTCTGAGTAAAATAGTAAACGAACCTCTAAAGTTGAACAAAAACGACTGTACTATTAAAATAGTCCACGTAACTCACACGATGTGGGTTCAATTTAAGAGTAATAATAAATGGCTATACACTGCACCAAAACCGGAATCCATTCGCATAATGTGTAAAGAGAacgtagaagaaaaaatgataaacggCACTAAAATTCTTTGGATAGAACCAGGATGCAGTGCAGTAACCAATGATGCTATACTAAATTCACACATCGAAAAGGAATACGAGCAAAATAAGGCATTTACTCCCCTCATCACTTATAATTTTAGCGATCACTTCCAAGTATtagagaaatcattttttaacctTAGTCTTGTTAGAATTCATACAATTGAAACACCAGATGTGAAAACAGGTGACCTCACCAAATACGGAACTAAATTGAGTGACCTTAGCAAAGAAATagacgaaattggaagtcaTCAAAGAACTAAATcttttcaagaaaatttaaTAACATGGTTTTGGTACATCTTATATGGGGTGGCTACGGTACTAATAATTTATCTAACTTTTAAGTTAAGAATcgtaaaaatcttgaaatgtCTATTAAACAAGGTATCCAATCTGTGTACTTCATTGTCAAATTACTTCTTGGATCAACAGACTGAACGTAATGCTTTTcgaaatgacatttttatggAATCAATACCAGAAGTCAACTCAGTATCAAGTCTAGAAACGTTGCCAAATAGACCTGTCAAAATTAAACATTCTTCTCAAACAACAAGGGGAAATTTAAGACATTCCAATTTGCGCATTTCAGAATTTTGCGATCATAATTAA